Part of the Xiphophorus couchianus chromosome 2, X_couchianus-1.0, whole genome shotgun sequence genome, CATCCCACAGCAGTCTGTTTTACTAATATATTTGGACATATATAGATATTTAGAAGGCGATTTCAGtaatgtaaacttttaaaaacgaaaaaatctatttttataaaaaaacaaattataaataaaacctaaaaattatACATAGGTATTTCAGTTAaccaatattttaaataaaatcatatttgaaCCCCAAACCAGCTGTGGAACAAAGACCTGGAAGTGTCATGGTTTGGGGATGCTTTACTGCCCCATAACCAGACCAACTCTCCCTCATATAACCCACCATTAAATCTGCCCGAGGTTGCTTGAGAAAAATATAAGACCggatgtaaaaatattgaagcTGAAGTAGAACTGAACCCTTACACATGACAGTGACCTGAAATATCccagttaaaatataaaatgggcTGCACATGCAAAAAGCACACTTTTAAACATCTCCCTGCTGAAAGTGAGAATCAAAACATCGTTGTTAATTTTTCCTTacaatatatattaaaaaagtaGTTTATTTACTGAGTAAAACATGGTCAAGTTTATGTGTTTACCTGTAATCATATCACTTTTTTAAGTGAtaaagaaaagcaattaaacaGCTATCTGAGCATTTCTTTTGAAAGTACTGAATATTAAGTGGGGTGTCCAAAGTTTTCTACATGACGGATGTTCTTTACAAGTACACCCCAACCTGAATAAACTGTTTATAACTGGCTGGTCTGCATACGTCCCATTCAACACCACTGTGTCTGTGTTTTAGCTCCCTGTATTGGCGGTGCGTTCTTTTGCCACAGCAACATGTGCATCAACAACTCTCTGGTGTGCAACGGTGTACAAAACTGTGTCTTCCCCTGGGATGAAAACAACTGCCTAGGTACCGCGGTTCTGCCAAAACACTGCCAGAAACATTGCTTGTGCTGTTTGACAGATACTGGTGTCATGTCATGCCTGTACTTCTCTGCCGTGCCAACATCAAGATGCTAGAGTTGTGTGAAAAATTGTACACTGAATCCACAGAACAACAAATAGTAGGAATTCTTTTGAAAATTCCTCTCTGTGGGAATCTCAGAAGCTTATCATCTTGGCCTGTTTacatctaaaaacaacaaaaatgttctggGTCATTCGGTCAGGGTAAAGAAAAAGCGGATCCTCTGTCAGTTCTGGGGTTTTAACATTCAAAGTTTGAGAGCTTTCATTCTAACTTTATATGTACTAAACCACTCAGAGAAGATTCCAGAGTtacaatatttatcaaaataagaaaacatatgACTGAAAAAGTATGTGAAAAACTAAGCAcgcaaaatatgtaaaaccctagaatttcaattttctttttaccatgaCTTTAAGCAGAGAACTCCTATTGAGGTGAGATTTACTGcagatttttgcattttttttcaactaAGGTTGATACTAGCTAGGAGGCTGGTATAATCTGTTCTGTGGTAACAAGTTAATGACTGCAGTAGAACCTCTGATATTTTCTTCTTGACTTTACATATTCCTTCATGTctacatttcagagaaaaagagcaaagttGCTTTCCTTCAAATCACAAAGACTCAGGGAACAATCATCTGCATTTCCACCGGGGTAGTGATGTTACTCCTCATTTTCTCCATAATGGTGCAAGTCAAACAACCACGTAAAAAGGTAATCAAAACCTTCTGTCTTTCATAGAGCCTTTCAAATCACGgcataataaaataatctagGCTGTAAATCAATTCTAATCTAACTTCAAAACTCATCTTGTCTTGTCatcatttgcaaaataaaaatgcacaacaaGACAGCTGTGTGTTATAAACAAAGTATTGTTGTACAGAcagcaaaatggaaaagatggaTGCTTGAAAGGTGTTTCTGCCTCTGATTTCCAAACAATgatcagagaaagaaaatgcttCTTCAAGTTTATGCCATCAAAGGAGTACTGTTGGATCCAGGAGTGTGCTTATTTTTTCTCACACATACACATCTTTtccttttgatttgtttctttcataaGTAATGACATTGTagaatttgttgtgtttttgaagcttgatgtttgatttaaacagttttacagACTTGATTATTACAATTATGTCCTGACACTTAAAGACCTAGAACTGAaagagggtgtactttctttcaACCACAActgtataaaaatgtatgaactgtttttgatcatattttcaAGGTAGTGATACGTAAGAAAAAACTGTTCCAACATCCTCACCTCCAGAAGATGTTTGACCCCCAGCACTACGAGCTGTTTTCTATTAGAGACAAGGTTAACTTCATAACTTTCATCACTTACCAACATACCTATGATTTTCTTTATGTGCATATTAAAATGATATGCCtgatctttttattgttttttttaggagatGTCTGGAGACTTGAGGAATCTTTCAGAGGAACTTCTGTCCCTGCAGGCGCTGAGGAGATCTTCATCAGGCTCTCGTTGTGTTCACGAACATCACTGCGGTTCGCAGGGATCTATCAATTCCATCAAACCCAGCCACAGTTCAAATGTCTTGAGGAAGACGTCCTTGGAGCTCGCCCCGTTCAGAAGGGACACCCAGACCGCTGCGCCTCCTTTCAGGGGCATAAACAACAGCTCGCGGAAGAAGAGCTGGCCCAGTTTAAAACAGAGTCAAATGCAGAGCCACCCTGCTATCAGGGATCGGGTGCTGTGGCAGCAGGACAGAGTTATGGAAGAAGatgacgaggaagaggaggaggaggggaggtatgatctgtatgtcagaagAGCAGGAAGCCGAAGGGGAAAATATGACATGACTCAACAAAGATCTCATTCCATGGACTTTTAACATGAGAAACAAAGGTCAGAGCATTACAAATTACAGGGATTCAGAGACAATTTTGTGCTgatgtgaataaaacatgaagataAAAGCAGATACAGCTTGTTTGCCATTGTACTTGTCTTATTTCATTAAGGTTACGGCACAGTGTTTGGGTAAAGGGCATGTTAAAGTGAAACTTACAGACTAAGGGACTGCCGAATCTTTCTGGAAGCGGAAACAGTCAGTGACTGTTTGTGGTGTGTTGTGTCTTTCTGCCCAGCCAGAGGTCAACCACAAACGGTCacctttgaaaaatattttttgtatttgtaatgtgCATGCTTAATCATGGAAATGGTGCGCCCATATAATATGGATTGAATAACCTCTGTCAGAATATATTGCTGTTTGGTGGCTTCCCAATTTGATTTTGAATCAAAGCactatttgtgttgttttttaagatttttttgcatttaatttaacgttccacattttcttaaagtttAGACTTGTTAGACTGGAATATTAAAACTGAACAGGTTTTAGGATTTATAAAACCTTTATGTGAAAACACTAAACAGAGCATTTTCAATGGTTTTATGGgattagaatatttttaaagtgactcAAGCATAAAACGTACAGGATATAGATCTGTGAAGCCTAGATTGGATTATTCTAAAGTGATTATAGATGCTTTTGTATAGACCTTATGACTTGTAAAACCCTTGTGTGAAAAATTGAGGATTCTTAGTTTTCACACATTGAGATGCTttctatttctcttttttgacaagTGTGTTTAGGATGCTGAAATGCTTCAACATAAAGTGTAATTTTAATGGACAAATATctcacagtttttatttgagCCATCAACATAAATTATCCAAAAGTGGGTCTTCCCAGTAGTGACACATTTGGTTTCTTGTAACAAGTGTGTTTACAGGTATGATAACAGGAATTTACCCCACAAAAGTAGTTGATCTAGTGTGTTAAATATCCCACTGGCATACAAACCTTTTTCAAAACACTATAAACTTGtgttaaatatttctcatttcACGACTGACAGTTTGAATTTATGCCTTTCCACACGTGAGAAAAGATCCCTTAACAATTCAGCAGGAATAatcaaaatgaaaccaaaatccAGAAATTACCTTGAGTTAGACTTTGTATCgttgttttggtcagttttgaacaTGAagtgtaaacattaaaaaatagaacatttttattgttctttattGACGATCTGACCATTCTAGGATTGTTTTCATCTGGTATTTATTGCATTGGAAGCCACAACATTTATAAAGCTCGTGAAGTTTTTAGTTGTGACATTTCAAATTTGTCCAACTCAGTTACTATCTTTAGCAAATTCACTTGGTGGAAAATTACAGCAACAGCAGTCATGTAGATAAACTATCAGGGCTTTTTAGTGCCATTATGTCTGCTCTTTATTATATAGGGTTTTGACCTTTGGTCTGTTGTACCCAAGAATTACTAGTGTGTCAGAGATGTTTACCAACATtaatttcacaaatgaaaatgttttttttttttttaaaaactctacGGAGTTATCAACAGTAAGAAGATGATCTATCGGACACTTTGGAACTCTTTGTCTGTATTCAAGTGCCCATGAATAGGCATCGAATAAGTGGAACGTTATATAATAGACAGCATAATTGAAAGCGAAACTAGTTCATCACGTACACCCACTGCAACTGTATGACCTTTTACAGCAGGAAAATGACTCAACAATTTTTTCTGAGATAAGGTCAGCTTTGTACTTGATGAAAAGTAGGTCAACCTTTTCTCAGCAAATTTACTGCTCAAGAATTGCTTATGGtgtttatttaatctgaaaaacaaaagaaaattgtgattttGCCGTTGCCCTCGGTAACTTCTCATACCATGGAGGGATATCTTTGAAGATATTATCAGTAAACATACACTAGTTGAAGTACTTTTCAGAAGTTTCAGCTGATCATGTAGAAGATTTTGTTATTCTTTTTCCTTGAGGCAAACAATGTCTTTGACATAAATAAGAAGCCAGTCTTTAATTGAAATATGAGTTTGGCTGACActaataaaagttttaatctTCATAAATCTTCATATGAGGTCTACTGATAATATTCTTTAATACTCAGTTGTGTTATTTTAGACAAAAGTGCTCAAAAAGACTGTTTGCAATGTAGAGGAGAGAAGCAAAGCCACAACCTTTTCTGAAAGTTGGTCATCTGcttaaaacactgttttatttcagtgtagCTGGTGAATGTTTAGGAAACAATGCTGTAAATGATTGATGGCCATAAAACCTGCATTTGCCTCAGCATGTGAACACACCCATCAGCTACAAGTCAGGAAAGTTTGCTTCTTGTTAACTTTGGTATTGGCAAAAAGTGAATCATTGGTAAAGTTATGTTTGTCATGGTCAATATTAATAGCAGAtgacctaacagtcatgttttggcCATAtaagtatttctaatatttaactGTGTCTACATTTTTCTGCAGCTACTTTGCCAGTTCTAGGGTGGAGTTGATTTTGCTCTAGAGTTTCTACATTCATTGTGACACGTTCAACAAGATGGCGAAAAACATTCTTTAAAGATGTTGATCCATGTTGACATGAGAGCATCAAGCAGTTGTAATTTTGTCAGCTGTACATCCATGACATAAATCTCCTGTTTTGCCCTTCTAGATTGATATCTGGTGAGTGTGGAGGTCGTTGGACTAATGTAACCTATGTAGCCATCAGAAGATGGGCACACTgtgccaaaataaaaagtttggaaTTGAGCATGaacaattactttaaaaaaacactgtcAAAGGAACACTATCGccttaaaaacatgcaaacatggtTGTGAGTGTACAGTACACACaacgtgtgtgtgcgtgggcgtgtaggggtgcgtgtgggggtgtacGTCCCATGTGTGACCCTAGCTGCTTAAACATGCACTGCTCCTTTTATGAGATACGTTAACAGCTGTGGTTACACAGGATTGTGACAATGCAGATACAGTGTTCTCTTTCAGTTCTGTCACAACTCAGCATTCCTCAGGGCTCCAGCACTTAAAGAATCCAAACATTGAACTTACTGCCATAGCACGTGTTTGTGAAATGATATAACTTTTCCTATAAAGAACACACACGTCACAAGATTCACGTGGATCCTTTTTAACAAGAAGATTGAAAAATCACAAGCCACTGAATGGTTGGTCATAGAAACCTTTTAATgatcaaaatgaataaatataaaatgatagACATACCAagataaaacactttaaagacaatgacataaaattagttgggttttttttatcttcaagcATCTATACATCTGTATAAACTGATAAAGAGAATACCACATATCCTTAACACATTTAAACCTAAATTATAATGATATAAATACAACTTCAATCAAAGGATGACAAAATTCACACAATGGTTTCAATAACATACGTATAAGCTTTTCcttcattaaaaatacaatcttttttacattttcagttcatAAGTTGAGTTTGTGTTTCAGGTTACACAGCcatgttgtcataaagtgtccagtttttctttctgagatCAGTGCTCCATGTCAGAGCATAACAACATCAgtaagtgcatttttttttgtcagtgacGAAAAGATTCCTCAAAGAAGGGCCTGTGTTTATATCTCAGCAGAGGTGTGAATTCCCCAAGAACAGCATCTGTGAAGTTAGGTCGTCTCCAGGCGTAGACCATACTGTTTAGGAATCCTTGAAGAGACACAGTGGCACCCtaagacaataataaaaatatacaatgttgtaaaaacaaactcagCTTCTTTTGAACAGTTAAAATTCTAAAACCTATTTGACAAAATAGGTTGTAAACGAGGTAGCCATACTACCCATTTTACCCATTTTAGGTAGTTTTACTACCCATAGGTAGTATTTGAAAAATACTACCTATTTCAGTAATTTCTGAAAGTATTTATATTGGTTCTGAAAGTATATTTAGGTTGTATTTATGCCTAAGTTTGTCATTACAAAAGCAACTTCAACTCTCATTTAGCAGCTTTCAGTTCCATTGTCGTGGCCTTCCTCATGCCATTTTAGTTTTCGCTATTTTCAGTAACAGAAATGAATACATATTGTAAGCAACAAGTCTGAACGTAGCTGAAAAAGCTGTAAACAATTATGGCATATGGCATTTTATCTCAGAAGCTCTTCTGATACAAACCTGTATCAAATACAGCCAATATAAACTGTCTTGTTTAACATTCCTTTGGATCAAGGGAGACATCAGAAGAAGGAGGAGCACTACAGAAGAATCaagtgtaaaatattaattttcaagctaaaatacagattattgttaattttaattgtgtgggtatgtgtgtgtgtgcaagtaCCTGGAGCCCAACAGAATAATATGACCATAACGATATTTCGTGCTGTAGAAAACACTCTTCTGCATTGCCTTCTTGAATGCCCATCTCCCTCCACAGGGAAGAGCCCAACTTGCATGTACTTTTCATGCCACTTCCCGATTTTCCAATAAATAAcctgaagaaaacaggaaataatatcTGTGTCTTTAGATGGTGTTGTCAAACCACCATTATAATGGAACTGTTTCTATTTGAAAGGCTTTTTATTGTTGATGTTGACATAATCTGACTGCTGATTACTCACAGAGCAAGACAACATTGCTGTTATCACTGCAATGGCAAGGAAAGCTCTGATGAAAGTATCATGTGTCTCAtcctaaaaaatatatttaaaacatttaaggcCATTGTTAGCAAAAAATTGTACATGACCTatgaacaaaatgcagcaatgGCAAGGAACGAAGTTTACAACAGCAGGTTCAGGACACTCACCACTCCAACACAAGGATCCTTCCAGACATGCAAGAACAAAATACagctggaaaaaatatatataaaaaaagaatataaaaattaCGCAAGACAAATTCCAGTAAATTAGTGTGAGTTTAAATTATGGACCACCTGCATGCTCACCTGTGGCAGTACGAGCTACCGTTATCACTGAGCCCATACTGTGAGCTGGAGGTTGTAGGAATTAATGTGGCAGGTTTTATCAACAGAGTGCACACATAAGCAAAGTAAATGGCAACTGGCGTCAACCTGTGATACAGGAGAGGTGAAGTTAGCTGCTGCTTGCTTATGAAAACTTTGGCATGACAATGGAAAGGTGAAAGACTCACCACACAAAGGCATATAAAGGAATCGCTTTGATTTTTCTCCTACACTGACTCTACAAATCAAGACAGAAAGgcataaaatgactaaatatttaaacattatgAATTCAAGTAAATCAAAATAAGGTCTTATTTTGCCTCACATGTTCATCTTCTTCATCTGATGCTCTGTCCCTCCAGCCCAGGATGGCATTCCTCGACTTCAAGGCATAAACGACGGCCAAcaagaatgaaatgaaatagaATGTCTGGAAGACACAGTTACACAATTACACAAGAAATCATTCACAGTGTGCTCATTTAAGTTATTAAAAGGAATAATCTAAAGTACAGTAACGCATGCAAGTATTTAACGCTTCAAGTCAGCTGGGGAGGTCAGAGgagtttcagacatttttatgaaGATTGTCTTTATTATGTTCTTTCAGGACATTTTTACTATTTCTACAAACTTTCTAAAACTAACTTTGTGTGTAGCTTTACCCGAACATAAACCATGTCTGTGGACTAAATGCATAAGAGATGCTGAGTCGCAGGAGCATAtcttcattaatttattttaaaactttgagttAAGACCATATAAGCTGGAAGTTCAGCAGTAAAAGACAAAAGCCACAAACGCTCAGACTATCATTCTTAAAGTGGCACTGTGAAGTGAAGCAAACTATAATTATAAGCACTTTTGTTTGTCAGAGAGCAGGATAAACAAAAcatatcttttatttattagtatgttataaacaaataacatttttcaatcttactattttgaaattataaatacattgtTAGTCGTTATTAAGTTATACCATTTTTACTAGAATTTTTTGGAATCTAAATTGGTTACTTTAATCCATTTTATTGAATCTCTTCTTGTCTTTTAACCTAAGATTTGAAGGAAGTTTCCTtctgtaaaaaagtaaaatgaaatctGCCCAAGCATGAACCAGCCCTGTAAATGATTTGCGTTACTGAAAGTACGGTTTCTCACCAGTGACAAGGGGAGGAGGTATGGGCAGACGACGCCATTGAAAGGCTGAACTTTGTTTATGACACTGGTATACAGCAGGATGATAGCAGCCAGCAGGTCGGCCAGAGAGAGCTGCACCAAGAGGTGAACCTGTAAAGAAATACTCTTAAAACATGCTGACTTGATGTAAAATTGTCCTGGTCAGAAAAATCTCAACAAATGAAACGAGTCATTCTCCACATAAACGTTCATATCCCATGAAATTGTTTCAGGTTTTGTCATGTTCATCCACAAACGTCGATATATTTTATTGAGGtttttgtgatagaccaacataaattAGTCCATGCCTGTGAAGTGAAATGATAAtgattgagtttctttttttattttttaacttatgtTTAAAAGTGCTAGAAGCACTCTTCTTGTAAATTGCTTTGTTACTCCATTCCTTTCAGGGTTTATCACGAAACTCTAAATACAGTATCTTAAAATTTGTGATTGTctcatgacaaaatgttaaaaggtaCAAGTTGTAATAATAATCTTTTAAGTCATGCCAGCTATGacttagtaaaaataaaatccacaacataacatcacaaaaatgaaaaatataagaaCCTGGACTCACTTGTCCTCTTAGGTGTCTCCATCTTACTGTTGAAACCAGAAAGACTGAACAACTCCCAGTTACACTACGGATATTGAAGAAATAGTGAGATTAGaggaaatcttttattttaattttaaacaaactctaAGCTtccaaaaggaaataaacagtGAAAAAGTCCCTTAAAtctttaagataaataaaaaagaagattaCATCACTTGAAATGCAAACACATGTCTTCAAATAGAATGATTTTCATAAAATCTGCCAAGAtgacaattaaaatattatacttTGGATTTGTGTGAACATGACAGCTAAAACTAATGTGTAcagtaaacaacattttttaaatcatgaatttgataaatattctatatatatggtaaaaaaaaacaaccacatttGATAAATTCTGTATTTAATTAGAAGCTATAAGTTAACACTGCTAAGGTAAAACACAAAGGCAAATTATCTTCTGCATATGTGAAACTAAATTCCAATGAAGCCAAAAATGTgttactataaaaacaaaaaaacactaaactgATGACTCCGTCACCTGATCTGTACTGAATCATGCTAGAACAACTTTAACACACCTGtgtaatatgtaaaaacataaccCCTGGTTCAGTAAAGCACAGTATTCTTAGAAGACAAAACATTGAATTTGACAGACTCTACTGGGAATAACTGAGGTACAACACCAAGTTATGAAAGTCACGCAGCTACTGTGCATTATGTAAGAGCACTTCGGAAATCCAAAACAAGAAAGAACATTTCCTTCATGAGCATTCTGCTATGCAGGTTTGGCAAATATGCGTTGGAGAAGTAATAG contains:
- the LOC114133698 gene encoding uncharacterized protein LOC114133698, yielding MNISNSTVDFSGLLGRKQIDALSTLYIVLLSLSVTGSCSVFLVSTVRWRHLRGQVHLLVQLSLADLLAAIILLYTSVINKVQPFNGVVCPYLLPLSLTFYFISFLLAVVYALKSRNAILGWRDRASDEEDEHSQCRRKIKAIPLYAFVWLTPVAIYFAYVCTLLIKPATLIPTTSSSQYGLSDNGSSYCHSCILFLHVWKDPCVGVDETHDTFIRAFLAIAVITAMLSCSVIYWKIGKWHEKYMQVGLFPVEGDGHSRRQCRRVFSTARNIVMVILFCWAPVLLLLLMSPLIQRNVKQDSLYWLYLIQGATVSLQGFLNSMVYAWRRPNFTDAVLGEFTPLLRYKHRPFFEESFRH